The Methanothrix soehngenii GP6 genome has a window encoding:
- the hisS gene encoding histidine--tRNA ligase has translation MTIIKRPRGTRDFLPEEMRKRSQARKAMQEVLCRWGYQEVATPTFEHLELFTEKSGASVIDEIYSFQDKGGRDLALRPELTAPVMRMFVSELQNSPKPLRLYYFGNCFRYERPQKGRFREFWQLGAELIGGARPDSEAEAIALADQLIRSAGIRGDIHLGYLGLIRAILERIEGDKRAAAMRMIDKKERSALKELLEDLDQGDLGLLELIDLKGKASLDKALEIAGDLLLTETQEASTGIGGPKACSEPKMQSEGRGSARNGRAVSSQLHLEEFQETVDLLGAYGVDFQIDFEIVRGLDYYSGTVFEIYAEGLGAQRQICGGGTYELSSLFGGKETSSTGFGLGFDRIMEIAHIMEERKPPVFLVYTPDVKVDAARIAVSLRRSVPTVLDVMGRSMGAQLKAASGAGARHAVIVGREELDSGRLILRDMSGGEQENLTLEEIVERLSRIYSSV, from the coding sequence ATGACCATCATCAAGAGGCCGAGAGGCACGCGGGACTTCCTTCCCGAAGAGATGCGGAAGCGGAGCCAGGCCCGAAAAGCGATGCAAGAAGTGCTTTGTCGCTGGGGCTACCAGGAGGTAGCCACACCCACATTTGAGCATCTTGAGCTATTCACAGAGAAATCCGGTGCCTCAGTAATAGATGAGATCTACAGCTTCCAGGACAAAGGAGGTCGAGATCTTGCCCTCCGTCCGGAATTGACCGCTCCAGTGATGCGCATGTTCGTCTCCGAGCTGCAAAACTCGCCCAAGCCTTTGAGGCTCTACTACTTTGGCAATTGCTTCCGCTACGAGCGCCCACAGAAAGGGCGCTTCAGGGAGTTCTGGCAGCTGGGTGCGGAGCTGATAGGAGGTGCCAGGCCGGATTCCGAGGCAGAGGCCATCGCTCTGGCAGATCAGTTGATCAGGAGCGCGGGAATCAGGGGAGATATTCACCTCGGCTATCTGGGTCTCATACGGGCTATTTTAGAGAGAATCGAGGGGGATAAAAGAGCGGCTGCGATGAGAATGATCGACAAAAAGGAGCGGTCTGCTTTAAAGGAGCTGCTGGAGGATCTAGATCAAGGAGATCTGGGACTGCTGGAGCTGATCGATCTGAAGGGCAAAGCGTCTTTGGATAAGGCCCTGGAGATCGCCGGCGATCTGTTGCTCACTGAGACTCAAGAGGCCTCCACCGGGATCGGGGGTCCGAAAGCCTGTTCTGAGCCCAAGATGCAGTCAGAGGGCCGCGGGTCCGCTCGCAATGGAAGGGCGGTCAGCTCCCAACTCCACCTGGAGGAGTTCCAAGAGACGGTGGATCTTCTCGGAGCCTACGGGGTGGACTTCCAAATCGACTTTGAGATTGTGCGGGGCCTGGATTACTACTCAGGCACGGTCTTTGAGATCTATGCTGAGGGTCTGGGAGCACAGCGCCAGATATGCGGCGGAGGAACATATGAGCTCTCCAGCCTATTTGGAGGGAAAGAGACCTCATCAACCGGCTTCGGCCTGGGATTCGACCGCATAATGGAGATCGCCCATATAATGGAGGAGAGAAAGCCGCCGGTCTTCCTTGTATACACCCCCGACGTCAAGGTTGATGCTGCCAGGATCGCAGTATCTCTGCGAAGGTCAGTCCCTACGGTTCTGGACGTAATGGGCAGAAGCATGGGGGCGCAGCTCAAGGCCGCATCAGGAGCGGGTGCGAGGCATGCGGTGATCGTGGGCAGAGAGGAGCTGGATTCCGGCAGGCTGATCCTGAGAGACATGTCAGGGGGAGAGCAGGAGAATTTGACCTTAGAGGAGATAGTAGAACGGCTCAGCCGGATCTATTCATCTGTTTGA
- a CDS encoding DEAD/DEAH box helicase, giving the protein MSFGNLNIIDPLLRAIALEGYTTPTPIQMLAIPPLLEGKDLLGIAQTGTGKTAAFVLPILQRMSAERRASRPGSPRVLVLAPTRELAAQIGQSFATYGKFLRFRQLVIFGGVRQGPQVNMLSRGVDILVATPGRLLDLMNQGYIELKGVEFFVLDEIDRMLDMGFIRDVKRIVSALPEKHSSLFFSATLTRETGELAQSLLNDPVHVQASPSACTLDSIDQQVFFVDQNSKNSLLLDLLLKEDMKRVLVFARTKHRADKVAQMLSKNRIQSDAIHGNKSQNQRTKTMERFRSGRIRVLVATDIAARGIDIDDITHVVNYDLPNEPESYVHRIGRTGRAGASGNAFSFCSAEERSFLKDIERLTREKIEEREHKYHSPRAKAATGADAKPLSPARSRVTRVQQRPVGGKVPGKQATSHRISHPAKVAC; this is encoded by the coding sequence ATGTCATTTGGAAATCTGAATATAATAGATCCGCTCTTGCGAGCGATTGCTCTAGAAGGATATACCACCCCCACGCCGATACAGATGCTGGCCATACCCCCATTACTCGAGGGAAAAGATCTGCTGGGGATCGCTCAGACGGGAACGGGAAAGACGGCGGCATTTGTGCTGCCCATACTGCAGAGAATGTCAGCCGAGCGGCGAGCCAGCCGGCCGGGCTCACCGCGGGTGCTGGTGCTTGCTCCTACCAGAGAGCTTGCTGCCCAGATCGGCCAGAGCTTTGCCACCTATGGCAAGTTTCTCCGCTTCAGACAACTGGTCATATTCGGCGGCGTCCGCCAGGGGCCGCAGGTCAATATGCTCTCCCGAGGAGTCGATATACTAGTCGCCACTCCTGGCAGGCTCTTGGACCTGATGAACCAGGGCTACATAGAGCTGAAAGGGGTTGAGTTCTTCGTCCTGGATGAGATCGACAGGATGCTTGACATGGGCTTCATAAGAGACGTGAAGAGGATAGTCTCGGCTCTGCCGGAGAAGCACAGCTCCCTTTTCTTCTCTGCCACTCTGACCCGGGAGACGGGCGAGCTTGCCCAGAGCCTTCTTAATGATCCGGTGCATGTGCAGGCCTCTCCCTCGGCGTGCACTCTGGACTCCATCGATCAGCAGGTATTCTTTGTCGATCAGAACTCCAAGAACTCCCTTCTGCTCGATCTCCTCTTAAAAGAAGATATGAAGAGGGTCCTGGTCTTCGCCCGCACCAAGCACCGGGCGGATAAGGTGGCGCAGATGCTGTCCAAAAACAGGATTCAGTCGGATGCCATTCATGGCAACAAGTCGCAAAACCAGCGCACTAAGACTATGGAAAGGTTCCGATCAGGCAGGATAAGGGTGCTGGTGGCGACCGACATCGCCGCCCGGGGCATAGATATCGATGATATCACCCATGTGGTGAACTATGACCTGCCAAATGAGCCAGAGAGCTACGTCCACCGCATCGGGCGCACCGGCAGGGCGGGAGCTAGCGGCAATGCATTCTCTTTCTGCTCTGCAGAAGAGCGCAGCTTCTTGAAGGATATCGAGAGGCTTACCCGGGAGAAGATAGAGGAAAGAGAGCATAAGTATCATTCTCCCCGGGCAAAGGCGGCAACTGGCGCGGATGCAAAGCCCTTATCCCCTGCCAGGTCAAGGGTCACCCGGGTTCAGCAGAGGCCGGTCGGCGGTAAGGTCCCGGGCAAGCAGGCCACTTCTCATCGCATATCACATCCGGCCAAGGTCGCCTGCTGA
- a CDS encoding MutS-related protein, whose protein sequence is MDLPGVGPRLRERLKEHYGDEEKALQAVRDGDLLGLCSTLSERQALQLVQYARALKFRVSPDEFLATDEAVRIYSLLISRLAGFAHTEYARLKIGTLFPSSSQELIEENRLAASRSLEVARRMEGLGIEEQLRSIRPLRERSASRVRERAVAASNAEDFQRLKSRGLDRFIDLHLAESPQELLALARSYSVVSLVGGGMVDVEEVERAESLEDWYLVPEAVLGFYRENMETLAAAVEAASKLQAAGVEDFRGWEDFFDRISRLGDKSDIEAERLSRLAARLEGCVDQAASTANEELKRRIENSSLTLDGTDLLQVMSRGDGIRELFEIRMKGIYQEVLKEAKERAREELDLKGAEEVWLDEIFSSAVSYPLELDRGALRSFEQELRSRQEERGLKAKRELARGLADERNRAETLVHILMEFDYSYALGSFTLKEGLSFPEIASETGLCFQGARNLSLEQPEKVSYCLGGGPGEPPEMVALLSGVNSGGKTTLLDLISQIVILAQMGLPVPADSCRMGLFEQLYYFSKSRGTLSAGAFETAMRKFAVVENEKRKLVLADELESITEPGASARIIACMLDELNRRGSAAVFVSHLAEDVRRFSETPVRVDGIEAEGLDENNCLVVCRSPRYNYLAKSTPELILDRLVRTTKGQEKEFYSRLLGKFR, encoded by the coding sequence GTGGATCTTCCAGGAGTTGGCCCCCGCTTAAGAGAGCGCCTCAAAGAGCATTATGGGGATGAAGAGAAGGCTCTGCAGGCGGTGCGAGACGGGGACCTGCTGGGCCTATGCAGTACCCTTAGTGAACGCCAGGCTCTGCAGCTGGTCCAGTATGCCCGCGCCCTGAAGTTCCGGGTCTCTCCAGACGAGTTCTTGGCCACCGATGAGGCCGTCAGGATCTATTCCCTGCTGATCTCCAGGCTGGCTGGTTTTGCCCATACCGAGTACGCCCGACTGAAGATCGGCACCCTCTTTCCCTCCTCCTCCCAGGAGCTGATAGAGGAGAACCGCTTGGCTGCCTCCCGCTCTTTAGAGGTGGCCCGGAGGATGGAAGGCCTGGGCATAGAGGAGCAGCTTCGTTCCATCCGCCCTTTGCGGGAGAGGTCAGCTTCAAGGGTCAGGGAGAGGGCGGTGGCTGCCAGCAACGCTGAGGACTTCCAGAGGCTGAAATCCCGCGGCCTGGACAGATTTATCGATCTTCATCTGGCGGAAAGTCCGCAGGAGCTCTTGGCCCTCGCCCGGAGCTATAGCGTTGTCAGCCTGGTGGGCGGGGGTATGGTAGACGTGGAAGAGGTGGAAAGGGCTGAATCTTTAGAAGACTGGTACCTGGTTCCTGAGGCGGTTTTAGGCTTTTACAGAGAGAATATGGAAACCCTGGCTGCCGCGGTGGAGGCGGCATCGAAGCTTCAGGCGGCGGGAGTAGAGGACTTTCGGGGCTGGGAGGATTTCTTCGACCGGATCAGCAGGCTTGGCGATAAGAGCGACATTGAGGCGGAGCGGTTGAGCAGGCTGGCCGCCCGGCTGGAGGGTTGCGTGGACCAGGCAGCATCCACAGCTAATGAGGAGCTGAAGAGAAGGATCGAGAACAGCTCGCTCACCCTGGATGGGACGGACCTCTTGCAGGTGATGAGCCGGGGAGATGGCATCCGGGAGCTCTTCGAGATCCGGATGAAAGGGATCTATCAGGAGGTCTTGAAAGAGGCCAAGGAGCGCGCCAGAGAGGAGCTGGATCTGAAAGGAGCGGAGGAGGTCTGGCTGGATGAGATATTCTCCTCCGCCGTCAGCTATCCTCTGGAGCTGGACCGAGGAGCATTGCGATCCTTTGAGCAGGAGCTGCGCAGCCGACAAGAGGAGAGGGGCCTGAAGGCAAAAAGAGAGCTGGCCCGTGGTCTGGCCGACGAGAGAAATCGGGCGGAAACGCTGGTCCATATTCTGATGGAGTTCGATTATTCCTATGCACTGGGCTCATTCACCCTGAAGGAGGGTTTGAGCTTTCCGGAGATTGCATCAGAGACCGGCCTGTGTTTTCAGGGAGCAAGAAACCTCTCATTGGAGCAGCCGGAAAAGGTGAGCTACTGCCTTGGTGGAGGGCCGGGCGAGCCTCCAGAGATGGTGGCCCTTCTCAGCGGAGTTAACTCCGGAGGCAAGACCACTCTTTTGGACCTCATCTCTCAGATAGTCATCCTGGCGCAGATGGGTCTGCCCGTGCCCGCCGATAGCTGCAGGATGGGCCTATTCGAGCAGCTTTACTACTTCAGCAAGAGCCGGGGTACCCTCTCCGCCGGAGCCTTTGAGACGGCGATGAGAAAGTTCGCTGTGGTGGAGAACGAGAAGAGAAAGCTGGTCTTGGCCGATGAGCTGGAGTCCATAACCGAGCCCGGAGCCTCGGCGCGCATCATCGCTTGCATGCTCGACGAGCTGAACCGAAGGGGCTCAGCCGCGGTCTTCGTCAGCCACCTGGCTGAGGATGTGCGTCGCTTCTCAGAGACCCCGGTTCGGGTGGACGGAATCGAGGCGGAGGGGCTGGATGAGAACAACTGTCTTGTGGTCTGCCGCAGCCCGCGGTACAACTACCTGGCGAAGAGCACTCCCGAGCTGATACTGGACCGGCTGGTTCGTACCACCAAAGGGCAGGAGAAGGAGTTTTATTCCCGACTCCTGGGGAAGTTCAGGTGA